In the genome of Thunnus albacares chromosome 8, fThuAlb1.1, whole genome shotgun sequence, the window tctctgcacAGTTCCTCCCGCACTCCGGGGACAGAATTTTGATAACAGGTGCGGCTGACACAAAGGTCCATGTGCATGACCTGACAGCGAAGGAAACCATCCATATGTTTTCTGATCATACCAACAGAGTCAAACGCATCGCCACAGCGCCCATGTGGCCCAACACCTTCTGGAGCGCTGCAGAGGACGGCATCATTAGGTTAGAACCCAGGAATCATTTATGTAACTTTATGTTTCACAGTCTGtctgattttgatattttcagtTAATATGCTCACTTTCCTCTCGCGTTTACAGACAATATGACTTAAGGGAGAACAGCAAACGCTCTGAGGTGCTGATCGACCTGACAGAGTTCTGTGGTCAGCTGGTCGAGGCCAAGTGTCTCGCTGTCAATCCACGGGACAACAACTATCTGGCAGTTGGGGCCAATGGTCCTTTTGTACGCCTCTATGATATTCGGATGATTCACAACTACAGGTTGGTTATGGCTGCCTGTTTCCATATGAAAATTTAATTCGATGCTCGCAAATATTCAACAACCAATCAAATGTAACATATTCTCCATTCCAGGGATTGACGTACACTTTCACAACTTGgggtttaaacatgtttttccttcCTTGTACAGGAAATCTATGATTCAGAGCACATCAGCCGCTGTGCACACTTTCTGTGAAATGCAGAAGCCCATCCCAGATGGAGCTGGCCAGTATTATGTTGCAGGTGCATAACGGATGAATTTTTTTCTATCAGATTAATTTAATTGGCACATTTGTATTCAAATTATGTAGTAAAGACATCAGGAAAAGTGCAGTTGGCAATAAAATCTGTCCCTCTGTTTGTATGCTGCAGGGCACCTGCCAGTGAAACTCCCAGACTACAATAACCGCCTGAGGGTCCTGGTGGCCACCTATGTCACCTTCAGTCCAGATGGCACTGAGCTACTCGTCAACATGGGTGGAGAACAGGTAACGCTTCTCTGAACAAACATGGAACAATGAGAGGAGTTCTTAAGATTTCAGGTTCAGTGTTGAaatgtttgctctgtgtgttcATCTTCATGGTCCTGTAGGTGTACCTGTTCGACTTGACATTTAAACAGAGGCCATATACCTTCTTGCTTCCAAAAAAGTGCCAGTCATCAACAGGTAGGTCTGTGGCATGTATTCTAAGGAAAGCTCTTAAATGGCCTCAGTGAGGTACATAAAGTATGTCATCTATAGATGTAATGACAATTTTTGAAACTTTGGCATTCCAGGAGATGTGCAGAATGGAAAGACAACCAATGGCGTCTCCAATGGAATTCACTTACCAACCAGCCACATTCGGTTTGCTGAAAGCAAGATGCGATCAAGGTAACTGTCTTTTCACCAACAGTCTGCGATTCCTCTTACACACAGATTGACTTTGTAAAGGTTTATAAAGTTGCACACACTAAAATATCTGCTCTCTTTGTTGCAGTTCCACTGAGCTCCCTCCTAACTTGGAGAAGATAAAGCAACAAGCTAACGATGCATTTGCACGGCAGCAGTGGACACAGGCCATCCAACTGTACAGTTTAGGCATTCATCAGGCCAGCTGTAACGCCATGCTGTACGGGAACCGGGCTGCAGCTTACATGAAACGCAAGTGGTAAGCCTTATTGTATCATAAAGTTGTGACAGTGCAgagatgattcattttcttctcctgAAGGCTATGAAAGCAGTTATCAAGTGTTTATGCTTGTATCTATGATTCACAGGGATGGAGACCATTATGATGCCCTCAGGGACTGTCTGAAGGCTCTGACTCTAAACCCCGGACATCTGAAAGCTCATTTCAGGCTGGCACGGTGTCTGTTTGAGCTCAAATATGTGTCTGAAGCTCTGGAGTGTCTGGATGATTTCAAAGGAAAGTTTCCAGAGCAGGCGCACAGTAGCGCCTGTGATGCCTTGGATAAAGATATCAAGGCTGCTCTCTTCTCCAAGACAGAATCAGGTGGGAAAGAGtgaaacagttttatatttttttttaaaacaagtatGTACACAGTTGGATCTTGAAATAAACTTGAACACCACATCGCCACCATCCTTTTTTGTAACTCTGGGATACTTACACAGTTTGTATACACAGTTAGGAGAGTAAAATGGAGCTTTTCATActcagtaaaatgtttttttcaggtttAGAACATAAGTGAGGTGTTCATAAGtgatttgtttatttagtttggCTTTTCAAGAGTAACAGACTCTCTGTTTATTTGTAAATACCTATGAGTGACTTCCTGACTATAATTATGATTTCTTTCCTCCCTAGCAGAAGATAAGAAGGCCAACAGCTCCATTCGGTTCCATTCGTTCAGTCGGAAGGAATCCATCCCTGAAGATGAGCTGGTGCTGCGAGAACGTAGCTTTGACTACAAGCACAGATACTGTGGTCACTGCAACACCACCACCGATATCAAAGAGGCCAACTTCTTTGGGAGGTCAGTAGATCTGACGCCCGGTCTACTGATGCTTCACTAGGGGGCAGCCACGACACAGAGAGCAACTGATCTACACTGGAGATAGTGGAGCAAAAAACTGCAGTGAAAAGGAGCTTTCATTCATAAATGTAGTCAGTGGCAGATGTGTAGTACCAATTTAAAAGGTcattattaacaaaaaaatataggACTTTCCTCAATTCAATGGGATGTTGGTATTCAAACAgcaacagtttgttttgttattcaaACACTGTTATTTTTAGTAGCAGACAGATAATAGAACACTTCTATTAAACTGCCAAGTCtgatattatttattcatgacatttgaatatttcagtttttccaacATGATTCATTTGTTGAATAAGAAATGCTTTGTGATGTGGAATTGAATGATTactcagtcatttaaaatgtgtatcGGCTCACACAGGCCACAGAAAATCATGTGAGACACAAATCAAACTGGTCCAACCTCTAAACAGCAGCATTAGGTCCTTTGTACTGTCAACAAAGGAAAATATATGTAGAAAAAGATATTACTCATTTTATTCCATCCTCATCTGGCCTCCCACTGCTCTACTTGTTGCATTTAAAAAGGCAATCTGAGTGTCAGCAGGAGCCAGTCGATACTACAGAAGTAATAATGTGGCTGAATTTAGGGGAAATATCCAGTTAAGAAAGGTGTGACTAACTCAAACCACTGAAATGTGATACAGTACAGACAATGTAACAGAACTCATGAATTACAAACTTGTTAACCTTCATCAGTTACTGCTCACACCAGAACTGGGAAAGCCCCATTTACACAGAACGTTGAACTGATCAAGCGTTCTGTGAAAGAAGTACAATGTAAAACGGTTACACAACTAAGTAATTCTGAGTAAATACAACATGTTCCAGGTTCATACCATGTCAGGCAGGTCTGAATGGTTTTCTTGTCTCCACAGCAAAGGCCAGTACATAGTCAGCGGCTCAGACGACGGCTCTTTCTTTATCTGGGAAAAGGAGACGACCAATCTGGTGAGGATCCTGCAGGGAGATGAGTCTATAGTCAACTGCCTGCAGCCCCACCCCAGCTACTGCTTCCTGGCTACGAGCGGCATTGACCCTGTGGTCCGATTATGGAACCCCAGACCGGAGGTAAACAACtgatgtttgtctgtgtggttTGGTATATAAAACTTtaggatttttaaaatgtcattgatTCTGTTTTCTTAAGGGAACAGGataatgtttgtttacagtaactACAGTGTATAATAGCTATGATGAATTTCCAAGCTCTGTTTTAGGGGGCGATGGCGTCATTTTCAGTATTGTCATTAATTTTTTCTGTGAGTCGAGGAGGATCCACCTGCATTTTCGTCTTTCTTACttctacacatttatttattgtgtgaaCTATCAGCTGTTCTTTATCATTATGTGGATGATTTACACAGTAGGTGCAGACAGGGGCGTCATGCAGTGAGTTTTTTTGAGTGGGCACAGTTTCACAATGcatatgttaatgttcacaccaaatcaAGTTGTTACCAGTAATTATCTGCTTTAGGTtctatgtttatgatcaaactgCCCCCGTATCAGTAACTGTAATTAAATGACACTCATTATTGATGTTATATTGCATTTAATAAcaatattgaacaagataaTGTTAGTGAAAAGGCTCTAAACcagggctaatgttagctggttagctagctGGCACTGTTGATTATATAACATAAAGTaaagaaagctcacaaacatgaagctcttgtttttacttttattatttagcTTCTgactctttgtaaaaaaaatgttttaggaCGCATTACAGTGCTGTacatttgttttgacaaaaccAATAATTTCGCTGCTAATAATAGCAAACGACAACAAGCTAACGCTAATGTTAATTACTTGTAGGTTATAGTTAAAACCACTGATGCTAAAGTCACTTTAAATGGTGAAATTCTGGAGCTTTAAAGAAATTTACAAATTAATTCAAGTCATACTGTTTTATGGTGTGAGCTGAGATTATTTATACCTCACACTGCGGTTCACACGACTGCaatttgcaacatttttacacaactaaatacaaataaaaacatacccAAAAGCaacttttgtttatatactTTATCATCAAGGCTAATTAAAAACTCTTAATGTGAAAATAGAATTTAACAACTTTTAAAGTTGTCAAATCTTAATTATTTGAGAAGGCACGATGCTTCTGGTTGCAGATGGCTTCCTACCTAACTGCTCatcattaatcagttaattagcGTAGACAGCATTGGTTTAGTTATGTCATTTGAATggtcttttcagtttttctgacaTATTTACCTGTGACTGATGACCACCTGATATATACTTGCAAAATAAGTTGTGGTCATGcgatatttcctcattttacAAGTCGATGAGGAACACCGGAGTGCACCATTAAGTAATGTGATGGTTGTGATGACAGAAATATAAACCAAACATACCACCACTGCTGAATCTGTATCACTCTGCTGCCATTCTCT includes:
- the wdtc1 gene encoding WD and tetratricopeptide repeats protein 1 isoform X2 translates to MFCGEAMTTVNITRDILHRQIRDKRASGFQRSYHVTDPFIKRLGLEAELQGHTGCVNCLEWNECGDLLASGSDDQHAIVWDPFRHKKLTTMHTGHAANIFSVKFLPHSGDRILITGAADTKVHVHDLTAKETIHMFSDHTNRVKRIATAPMWPNTFWSAAEDGIIRQYDLRENSKRSEVLIDLTEFCGQLVEAKCLAVNPRDNNYLAVGANGPFVRLYDIRMIHNYRKSMIQSTSAAVHTFCEMQKPIPDGAGQYYVAGHLPVKLPDYNNRLRVLVATYVTFSPDGTELLVNMGGEQVYLFDLTFKQRPYTFLLPKKCQSSTGDVQNGKTTNGVSNGIHLPTSHIRFAESKMRSSSTELPPNLEKIKQQANDAFARQQWTQAIQLYSLGIHQASCNAMLYGNRAAAYMKRKWDGDHYDALRDCLKALTLNPGHLKAHFRLARCLFELKYVSEALECLDDFKGKFPEQAHSSACDALDKDIKAALFSKTESEDKKANSSIRFHSFSRKESIPEDELVLRERSFDYKHRYCGHCNTTTDIKEANFFGSKGQYIVSGSDDGSFFIWEKETTNLVRILQGDESIVNCLQPHPSYCFLATSGIDPVVRLWNPRPETENENGRVVEDMEGAAQANQRRMNADPLEVMLLNMGYRITGLRGVGPDGSDDEDSSEGQVQCRPS
- the wdtc1 gene encoding WD and tetratricopeptide repeats protein 1 isoform X1, whose translation is MFCGEAMTTVNITRDILHRQIRDKRASGFQRSYHVTDPFIKRLGLEAELQGHTGCVNCLEWNECGDLLASGSDDQHAIVWDPFRHKKLTTMHTGHAANIFSVKFLPHSGDRILITGAADTKVHVHDLTAKETIHMFSDHTNRVKRIATAPMWPNTFWSAAEDGIIRQYDLRENSKRSEVLIDLTEFCGQLVEAKCLAVNPRDNNYLAVGANGPFVRLYDIRMIHNYRKSMIQSTSAAVHTFCEMQKPIPDGAGQYYVAGHLPVKLPDYNNRLRVLVATYVTFSPDGTELLVNMGGEQVYLFDLTFKQRPYTFLLPKKCQSSTGDVQNGKTTNGVSNGIHLPTSHIRFAESKMRSSSTELPPNLEKIKQQANDAFARQQWTQAIQLYSLGIHQASCNAMLYGNRAAAYMKRKWDGDHYDALRDCLKALTLNPGHLKAHFRLARCLFELKYVSEALECLDDFKGKFPEQAHSSACDALDKDIKAALFSKTESAEDKKANSSIRFHSFSRKESIPEDELVLRERSFDYKHRYCGHCNTTTDIKEANFFGSKGQYIVSGSDDGSFFIWEKETTNLVRILQGDESIVNCLQPHPSYCFLATSGIDPVVRLWNPRPETENENGRVVEDMEGAAQANQRRMNADPLEVMLLNMGYRITGLRGVGPDGSDDEDSSEGQVQCRPS